A segment of the Flavobacteriales bacterium genome:
GAGAAGGTCGGCGAGCGCGACGGCCTCAACTACCACAAGTGGAACCTGTGCAAGCCGGCCTGCACCTGCGGCGCCAAGCTCGATGTGCCCGTGTTCCGCTTCTTGAAGGATTCACTCATCCGCGCGTATGGAGCGGAGTGGTACGCCGAGCTGGAAGGGATCTATGAAGAGTGGCTCAAAGAGCCTGAGCGGAAGAAGTAGTGCATGGCTCTCGCAGAGCTGCCGTGTTCCGGATCAAGCGCCCGCATTGGATTGCGTTCTACGCCTCGGTGCAGGATTCTGCATGCGCCTTCCCCCGGGCTGCGCGCCATTGCGCTGCACGCGCCTCGTGGAACGCGCGCTGCGACTGACCATTCGCTTCGCCCGCGCGCCATACCGCACTGGATCCGCGCGCTTCGGCCCTTGTTAACCGATCGTCAAAAGATTTTCCTTGCAAGTGTGCTCGCGCGATCCCTTGCCCGTCAACAGGGCGATTCAGGCCCGTGTTGAAAAGTCCAAAAAAGTGCCCCCCCCGGACCGTTGCTGCCGATCCGCATCGCGTCCATTTTTGTGACCCGCCGACGCCTTCCTCCGAGTGCTTCCGGAATCGACGCCGACGGACCAACCGACAAGACCGAGAATCACTTAACGGGCCCCACCACCCGAACGGACTACCGACCTCTTCATTTTCCCAACACCATGAGCAACGATACCCAGATGAGCATGGAGCTCCCCCCCGATCCCGCCTTCACCAACGAGCCCCTCCTCAAAGAGAACAAGGACCGCTTCGTCATCTTCCCCATCCAGCACAACGACATCTGGCAGTTCTACAAGAAGCACGAGGCCGCCTTCTGGACCGCCGAGGAGATCGACCTCCATGCCGACCTCGTGGACTGGGCCGACAAGCTCAACGACGACGAGCGCTACTTCATCAAGCACGTGCTCGCCTTCTTCGCCGCCAGCGACGGCATCGTGAACGAGAACCTCGCGGAGAACTTCCTGCACGAAGTGCAGTATCCCGAGGCGCGCTTCTTCTATGGCTTCCAGATTGCCATGGAGAACATCCACAGCGAGACCTACAGCCTGCTCATCGACACGCTGATCAAGGATCCCTTGGAGAAAGACAAGCTGCTGCATGCCATCGACACCGTGCCCTGCGTGAGCAAGAAGGCCGAGTGGGCGCTGAAGTGGATCAGCAAGGGCACCTTCGCCGAGCGCCTCATCGCCTTCGCTGCCGTGGAAGGCATCTTCTTCAGCGGCAGCTTCTGCTCCATCTTCTGGCTGAAGAAGCGCGGCCTCATGCCCGGCCTCAGCTTCAGCAACGAGCTCATCAGCCGCGACGAGGGCCTGCATTGCGACTTCGCCTGCCTGCTCTACACCAAGCACCTGCTCAACAAGCTCCCCAAGAAGACCGTGGAGACCATCATCCGCGATGCCGTGGAGATCGAGAAGGAGTTCGTGACCGACGCCCTGCCCGTGAACCTGATCGGCATGAACGCCAAGCTCATGCAGCAGTACATCGAGTTCGTGGCCGACCGCCTGCTCATGGAACTCGGCAACGAGAAGGTGTACAACGCCCTGAACCCGTTCGACTTCATGGAGATGATCTCGCTCCAGGGCAAGACCAACTTCTTCGAGAAGCGCGTCGGTGAGTACCAGAAGGCCGGGGTGCTCAACAAGGGCGATAAGAACGAGGCCAAGTTCACGTTGGACGCTGATTTCTGAACAACAGGAGGCAAGAGGCAAGCGCAGGAGGCAATCGAGGATCGACTAGCCTATCGCGGAATCAATTGCCTACTGCCCACTGCCCCCACAACTCACATTGATCAGTTGAAGAAGACCCTCGCGATCTCCTAGCAAGCGGATTCAAGACCAAGACTTTTAGAACCCCGGTCGACGCCAGGCACGCCGAGCGCCACCAAGGGGAGAACCAATCACCCAAACCCCTTCGCCCAAGGCGGGAGCCCCACGTGAAGGCCAATACCCAAAGAGAAGCATGTATGTAGTCAAGCGCGACGGACGCCGGGAGGCTGTGAAATTCGACAAGATCACCGCCCGTGTGAAGAAGCTCTGCTATGAGCTCGACCCCATCGTGGATGCCACGCAGGTCACCCTGAAAGTGATCGACGGCATCTTCGACGGCGTGACCACCACGCAGCTCGATAACCTCACCGCCGAGGTGGCCGCCACCATGACGGTGAAGCACCCGGACTATGCGCAGCTCGCCAGCCGCATCGCCGTGAGCAACCTGCACAAGAACACCAAGAAGTCCTTCAGCGAGACCATGAAGGACCTCTACACCTACCTCGATCCGAAGACCGGCGCACGGGCCGCCCTCCTCGCCGACGATGTCCACGAGATCATCCAGAAGAACGCCGAGGTGCTCGACAGCGCCATCATCTACGACCGCGACTTCAACTACGACTACTTCGGCTTCAAGACCCTCGAGCGCAGCTACCTCCTGCGCCTGCACGGGCAAGTGGTGGAGCGCCCGCAGCACATGCTCATGCGTGTGGCCATCGGCATCCACAAGAACGACCTCGACAGCGCCATCCGCACCTACAACGACCTGAGCGAAGGCTGGTACACCCACGCCACGCCCACGCTCTTCAACGCCGGTTCGCCCAAGCCGCAGATGAGCAGCTGCTTCCTTCTTCAGCTGAAGGACGACAGCATCAGCGGCATCTACGACACGCTGAAGCAGTGCGCGCAGATCAGTCAGAGCGCCGGCGGCATCGGCCTCAGCGTGCATAACCTGCGCGCCAAGGGCAGCTACATCAAGGGCACCAACGGCACCAGCAACGGCATCGTGCCCATGCTGCGCGTCTTCAACGACACCGCGCGTTACGTGGACCAGGGCGGCGGCAAGCGCAAAGGCAGCTTCGCCATCTACCTGGAGCCCTGGCACGCCGACGTGTTCGACTTCCTCGAATTGAAGAAGAACCACGGCAAGGAAGAGATGCGCGCCCGCGACCTCTTCTACGCCATGTGGATCCCCGACCTCTTCATGAAGCGCGTGGAGCAGAACGGCGACTGGACCCTGATGTGCCCCAACGAGTGCCCCGGCCTCTGCGACACCTTCGGCGAGAAGTTCGAGGAGCTGTACGAAGGCTATGAGGCCGCCGGCAAGGGCCGCAGCACCATCAAGGCGCAGGAGCTCTGGTTCAAGATCCTCGAGAGCCAGATCGAGACCGGCACGCCCTACATCCTCTTCAAGGACGCCGCCAACAGCAAGAGCAACCAGCAGAACCTGGGCACCATCAAGAGCAGCAACCTCTGCACGGAGATCATCGAGTACACCAGCCCCGACGAAGTGGCCGTGTGCAACCTCGGCTCCATCGCGCTGCCCAAGTTCGTGGAGAAGGGCAAGTTCGATCACGACAAGCTCTTCGAGGTGACCATGCAGTTGACCAAGAACCTCAACCGCGTCATCGACGAGAACTACTACCCGATCCCCGAGGCGCGCCGCAGCAACATGCGCCACCGCCCCATCGGCATCGGCGTGCAGGGCCTGGCGGATGCCTTCATCCTCATGCGCTATCCCTTCGATAGCGTGGAGGCCAAAGTGCTGAACCGCGAGATCTTCGAGACCATCTACTACGCCGCCCTCACCGCCAGCAAGGATCTGGCGAAGGAGTACGGCCCCTACGAGACCTACGAAGGCTCGCCCATGAGCAAGGGCGTCTTCCAGCCCGACATGTGGAAGGTGAAGCCCAGCGACCGTTGGGAGTGGGATGCGCTGCGTGCCGAAGTGAAGCAGCACGGCGTGCGCAACAGCTTGCTGTTGGCCCCCATGCCCACGGCCAGCACCGCGCAGATCCTCGGCAACAACGAGTGCTTCGAGCCTTACACCAGCAACATCTACACGCGCCGCGTGCTCAGCGGCGAGTTCGTGGTGGTGAACAAATACCTGCTGCGCGACCTGGTGAAACTGAACCTCTGGGGCGAGGACCTGAAGAACAAGATCATCGGTGCCAACGGCAGCGTGGCCAACATCCCGGAGATCCCGCAGAACCTCAAGGACCTCTACAAGACGGCGTGGGAGATCAGCCAGAAGGTGATCATCGACATGGCGGCGGATCGTGGCGCCTACATCTGCCAGAGCCAGAGCCTCAACATCTTCATGGAGAACGCCAACTTCGGCAAGCTCACCAGCATGCACTTCTACAGCTGGAAGGCGGGCCTGAAGACCGGCATGTACTACCTGCGCACCAAGGCCGCCACCGACGCCATCAAGTTCACGGTGGACAAGTCGAAGCTGGCAGCTCCCCAGTCGGAGACGGTCATGCCGAGCGAAGCGAAGGCATCTTCGAGCCTGCGGAGCACCATCGAAGGCAACGGCATCGCCGTTGGCAGCACCGTGATCCTGGAGCCCGTGATCTCCGGCCCCACCGTTACGCGCGTTGTGGACTCCACCAGCGAAGCCGGTCATCGCGAGCGAAGCGAAGCGAACGACCTGCCCATGAGCGCCGTGGAAGCGCAGAACGCCGAGCGCATGAACGTGCTCAGCAAGCAGGCGCAAGCCCAGGCGGAGATCTCCTGCTCGCTGGATGATCCGGAGGGGTGCGAGATGTGCAGTGGGTAGATTGAGCTGAACAACCAACAAGGAAGAGCGGCTCGAAAGGCCGCTCTTCTAGACTCAAATCACCTTGTAATGACACTCTCTGACGATCTGCATATCACAGCCCCTTTTGTGGAAGAGCTCCAACAGCACGAGCGGAATCAGGAGGAGGTTCGTCACCTACTGAGCTTCGACGACATCATTCTGGGCTACTGCATCACGGCCATTGAGGGTCTCGATGAACGGCTGCGGAATAATGAAGAGATCAAGCTTACATCGGCGTATCATCTTCCCACGGCAACATTGAACGCTCTCCGAAACATTCGTGAGCATGGCTCGTTGCGGATTCGGTATGAGAACATGTACAACCAGTGCTTGGTCCTGTCGGTCTCATATTTTGTCTCCGGTTTCGAGGCTTTATTTGTGCAGGGCGTGAGCCAAGCGTGTTGTTGTTGCCCTGACCTTCTTGTGGCTACAAAGGAGGACCTGAAGTTCTCAATCAGTGAGCTCCGCGCGTGTGATTTTCAGCTTGGTGAGCATCTTGGGAAGATGATTGTCCAGAAGAAGGACATCAATTTTCAGAACATGCAGGCTGGCCTGAAAGCCTTCAAGGACTTCCTGGGCGTTGATGGCTTTTCGGATCCACTAGTACATGACGTCATTCTTGCACTCGCTGGGCGTCACATTATAGTGCATAACCTGGCGAGGGTCGATGACCGATTCCTTGCGCTTGTCAAGCATGCTCCGGCTCGAACAGTTCATGTTGAAGCGTATCAAGTTGGCGACCAAATACAATTCACTCCGGATGAGGTGACCCGACTTCAGGAGAGCATGAGCCATTTGCTTGAGGAGGTCGCCACAGCGATGAACGAGAAAATCCTAGCCACGGCGAACACCACATCCAAGGCCCCGGCTGCCGAGTGTCCGTGACTCGTGGCCACTCATTCCCCCGGCTCCCGCGAATCTCTTCCGCTGGTTCGGATCCGTGATCCGGACCGCACACCTAGTTTAGCACCATGGCAACTGTCAAAGAGAATCCGAAAAGTCCCTGGCCCCACTACTTCTCCATCGGCGCTGGCGTGTGCATCGTCGCATTGGCATTCTTCAAGGAGGGCCTGAGCACGGTGGACATCATCAAGCTCCTCTTGGGTGTTGGTTTGATCGGATACGGCATCTGGAAGTTGGTCGCGAACAAGAAGACTCCTTAAGCCCAACTGCCCCCCGCTGCCGCGAGTCTGTGACTCGTGGCTATCAAGTCGGTCTACTTAGGAAGGCAGCGCCCGTCCGGCCAGCATCACCAATTTATCGGCGTTACTGCGTAACAGACCCTAAGCTGGCCGGCGAGTCGTAGTTCCTGCTTCACAGCAGTGATTACTTCCATCGGAGTATCCCTATCGGCATAAATTATCGCGGTCTGCTTCGGTCGCGGAGAGTCATCTCGGCGCTCCCTACTCGAACGAAAGAAGGGGCCGATGTCGCTCAAGTCAGCGAAGAAGTCGGTCAGCTGAATACACGGATCACAATTGACAATTCCAGACGTGCCGATGATGATGTACTCACTGTTGCGGTCGAACTTCGCCAAGGAGCCTTCCTGCACCAGCGGCAGGTTCACCTTCATCAAAGTGCCCCGGCGGGCAACTCCATCACTTTCCATCAAGACAAGTTGGTTCGCGCCAACAACCGCGAAGCCTATGAAGGCAAGCTGTAGCAATGTCACGCCCGCAGGCACAGAGGTCCTTCTGTGTCCGCTTCTGCGATGTCTTGGACTCACGAGCATCTGAACAAAGCTATCAACGGGCTTGGCTTGGGAGCATTGTGCTTGTAAGCCCCCCCGCTGCGCGTAGCGTGGCCGGAATCTGAGCGTAGCCTGCGGCTGCGCTGAACAAGAACAGGAACATGGTAGCCTGTGGCTACCTGCCGCATGGCAACAACAAATGCGGCAGCCAAAGGCATCATGTAGCAGGTGGTGGCTACAAGAACATCACAATCATCACGAGCAACAGGAGGATGGCAACCGCAACGATGCGCGCTTGATTCCATTTGTTCGGTTTCTTGTTCGGCGGTGCTTCAGCTATCGAAACCCCGATCTTGAAGTCCTTGCTGCACCGGAAGCAGCGGTATTTCTTGCTCGGGATCAGGAGGGGTATTCCGGTAAGCAGCAATGGAAGCGCGAACCAGCCGCCTGACCACTTGTGCCGGCGCACGTTGTCCGAATGGCAATGCGGGCAACGAAGGATCGCTGAGTTCACGCCATCGGCCATGCGGTACTATTTGCGCAGACGCTCATTCTTCATTGAGGCTACCAGAGCATGAACTTGCTGCAGTAGATGGTCGTGGTCGGTGAAGTGAGCGTAAGATGCCACTCGTTCACCTCGTACGAGAAAGATCCGCCATAGACGTCTTGATGCATGGCCAGGTCTTCAAAGTGAATACCTGTGTCATCCAACCGCCAAGCGGCGTATTGAACGGGTGAGTTGAATCCAGGCAAGGTGGCGCTGCCTGAAGATTCAAGCGTCAATCGTTCTTCACAGCCAGCATACGTTATCATGAGTCCTGAAGAGGTGCTGAGTGCTTGAACTGGCTGGCCTTTGACCTCGATTCCATCGATGCACCAATCCGAGCTTGAGAGGAGCTCGTAGGCATCCGGTTGCGACATGATGGCAATCGGAATTCCAATGGCTAGCAACACGATTGCAACGAGCACAAGCACGCGTGCCATGAGCAAATCGATGCGACCAAGGAGGGGCACTCTTCGTGTGGCTCGGTCAATTGCCAGCCAGAAGTGCGGGTTCTCTTCAGAGCCTTCGACGAGGAACCCTGCTTCGCGAAGGATATCGCGAGCGTGTTCGGCATCATCAGCTGGCACTTGGATCTTCAGCCCTCCAACGGCTTGAGAGGCGAGATTCTGGATCTGCACGGTCATCTCGTCCTTCACGTGGGCCTTTATGCCGGCGCTCTCCAGCAGAGCACAGGGAACCACGGCGTCGGTGGGCCACATGAAGGTGGCAACGGTGACGAAGGTGTCCATGCAGAGCAAGGATAATACCCCCACTGCCGCGAGTCTGCGACTCGTGGCCACAAACCCTCCACTGCGCGTAGCGTGGCCGGTATCTGAGCGTAGCCTGCGGCTACGCTCGACAAGCCCCCCCCGCTGCCGCGAGTCTGCGACTCGTGGCCACAGACCTAAAGCCTTTGGACCCCCGCAGGATGTTCTCACCTCCCGCGCAGCGGTCTGTCCGTGCACTTAACGGACGAGCCTGCTGCTCACATCCGTGATCAATAGACCTCCTCGTGCGTGCCGATGTCGATGAGCAGCACCTTGCTATGGCCCTTGAGGAACATGAACACTACCCGGCAGTCGAGGTCCACGCTGAAGGCATGGCAGCCATGGAGCTTGCCGGTAAGCGGGTGCGTGCGCAGCTCGTGAGCGAAGGGATCTGCGACGAACACTTCCAACGCATCCCAGAACCGTTGCTTCAGTGCGGGGTCGTTCCCGATACGCTTCTTGTAAGCGCGCTTGAAGCCAGAGTCCCAGACCAACTCGATCATGCACGAAGGTCCTTGCGGAGGTCGGCCAGTTTGCCCTTGCGCACCTTGCCCGCCTTGGCATTCTTCACTGCGGTCTTCGCGCGCGCAACCAAAGCGTCACGTGCGGCCTCGGCATACGCCTTCCGAATGATGCCAGCAGCGAGTTCCTTCTCTTCCATCGGAAGGGCATCGAACTGCTCTATGACATGGTTGACGTCGTTGGTCTTCATTGGCGATGCAATGTGCTCAAAGATAGTTTGGACCCCCGCAGGATGTTCTCACCTCCCGCGCAGCGGTCTGTCCGTGCATTTAACGGACGACCCTGCCTTCGGCAGGCAAGCCCGCGGCACGTAGCCGCAATCACTTCTTCTTTCGGAATCGCTTCCCCGGGTGTTGGCTGGTGTGGAAGACGCGCATGACCACAGTTAGATCTCCATCAAGCCGATAGACGATCACATACGGGAACACCTTCAGCGGTGCCTGCCGGAATTGTTCGTGCACCCGCTGAAAACCGCTTGGGTTAGCGAGGATGTATCCAAGACAGCGTTGTACTTCCAAGAGGAAGCGATCGCCCAAACCTTGGCTCTTCCCCTCATACCACTTGTCACCGTCGGCGACGTCCTTTCGGGCCGAAGGCCGCAGGATGAGCGCGCGTTTCATTTCGCACGCAGACCGCGAACGTGCGCTTTCACTTCAGCCCACGTGTAGTTCTTGCCTTTGCCGGCTTTGTAGTTGGCGAAGTCGCGATCAAGTTCTGTCTTCTGTGCTGCGCTCAGCTTGAAGTGTGCGGGTGGATTCAACACTTCGTCCACGGACCTCAGTTCGGATTCGTTCTCCGATTCCAGGATCTGCTTGGCGAGCGTGACCTTTAGTTCGTTGAGCTTCATGGTGCAAGAGCTTGATCCAAAGATAGGATCGTAGGCATCGGGTCCCCACCGCCTTACCCCTGAGCCTCGGCACGGTGTCCTTGCATGCGTTGCCTAGACCCACGCAGGGTGTCCTCTCCACTTCCGCAGCGGTCTGTCCGTGCACTTAACGGACGACCCTGCTGCTCGAAGCCTAGATTGCCGCCACTAACTAGCGTTCGTACAGTAGCACCGCGATATCCTTTCCCGCCTTGGTGAACGACGTATCGGCGGTGAGCAAGCGGGTGTTCAGCCAGACTGCCGTGGCAGCAATCGCTGCATCGGGCAGCTTCAGCTTGTAGGCCTTCCTCAGTTGTATCGTGATGTCCTGGATCTCGTTGGTGAATTGCACCAGCTTGCAATCAGCCAGGAAGGCTTTGGCGGCTTCCGGCGAATGCGTGCGCGGCTTGGCGATGCTCAATAGTTCCACACGTGTGATGGCAGAGACGTAAACCTGGGCGCCTTGCACCAGTTCGGCGGCTCGCGCGTCGCCGCCCAGGATGTCGATGGCAACGCTGGTGTCGAGGACAAGGCTATTGCCACTCATCCCTCAGCCGTTTCTGTGTGGTCAGCGCATCTTCATCGAGCTTCCACTTGCCAAGGTGCTTCTTCGCATCGAAGCCCGTTTGCGGCACCGGCTTGGCGCGCTTCACGGCAGCACGCAGACGGCGCCTCGGCGTTCTCTTCTTGATGATCGTGACCATGCGATCAAAGATAGCGGCAGCAGGTGGTTGGCATTCATCCTTCGCAAGACCTGCCTGCCTCTAATACTCGGAGGTGTGTCCTGCATGCGCACCGCTCCCGCAGCGGTCTGTCCGTGCACTTAACGGACGACCCTGCAGCTCGGAGTGCCAAGCTAGACCCACGCAGGGTGTCCTCTCCACTTCCGCAGCGGTCAGTCCGTGCACTTAACGGACGAGCCTGCGGCAAGTAGCCGCAATCACTTCTTCTTTAAGCTGCGTCAGGGTGTCCTTGTGGGCGCGGCGCCTCCTCAGCTAGACCCGCGCAGGGTGTCCTCCCACCTCCGCAGCGGTCAGTCCGTGCACTTAACGGACGACCCTGCCTTCGGCAGGCAAGCCCGCGGCACGTAGCCGCAATCACTTCTTCTTTCGGAATCGCTTCCCCGGGTGTTGGCTGGTGTGGAAGACGCGATAGATGACCACCGCATTCTTCCATTCGCCATAGAGCAGCACATAGGGGAAGCCATGCAGAGGCAGCTTCCTGAAGTGCTTGTAGATGATGGGGCTGCCGCGCGGGAACTTCCTGATGGCCGCTTCGCATGCAAGGACTTCCTTCAGGAACCGCTCATCAAGGCCTTCAGCTCTATCTCGGTACCACGCCATGCCCTCGGCGATGTCGTCCGTGGCCTCGTCGCGGTAGATGAGCGTGGGTGCCATCAACGCACCGCCTTACGGACCCGCCGCACCATTTGCGCGCTCGTGAAGCTCTTGCCCTCGCCACGCACGTAGCGTTGGTGCGATGCGTCGAGCTGTACCTTTTGCTCAGCGCTCAACTCGAAGTTGAATCCTTGGTTGAGCACCATGTCCACGGAATGCAATTCGGATTCGCTTTCGGATTCCAGGATCTGCTTGGCGAGGGAGACCTTGAGTTCGTTGAGCTTCATGGTGCTAGAGCTTGATCCAAAGATAGGATCGGATCATGGTGCCGCGCTACCACCGCAACGAAGCCCCCGCTGCCGCGAGTCCGCGAGTCGTGGCCGCCACCTCCAGCGTAGCTTCGACAACCACAGGGCTGCCCCGGCGTCTTGTAAACACCAACCACCGGTCTTCCAATGCGAACGACTTTGATGCTCATTGTGCTGGCCTCCACGGCCACGGGCACCCTGGCTCAGCCCACGTTGCAGTCTGGCGCCTTGGCCTATTCACCCGGTGACAACTGGACGATTTATGGCAGTAGTGCTTACCAGATCCCGCTATACGGTGCAGGGCTCACCTGGAATTTCAGCTCCCTAGGCTCGGGTGCTTGGGCGGATGTCATCGACATCATCGCCCCGTCCACCTCCGTGCTGGCAAGCTATTACCCCGATGCCACGGCAACCGACCACGACCCGGACTTTTCCGACTTCTTCTACGCATCGAGCCCCACCGAGGAGCTGTACTTGGGAGTGGGGATAAGTGCCGGCGGGCAATACCGCGTTTGTGATGACCCACAGACCCTGGTGACCTATCCGTTCAATTACCAGGATGCCTTCATGGATACCTATGATTGTTTCGAGACAGGCGGGGGCTTCGACCGTATCCTATCGGGAACGACGAACGTGTCCTACGAAGGCTACGGCACCGTGATCATGCCATGGGGCACCTACACCGATTGCGTGCTGATCCGCACCGAGATGGCGTGGACCACCGAGGTCGTTGGTGTGCCGGATATCTCCACCTACACCCTGCTCACGCATCGGTTCCATAAGCCCGGCATTCCCATATACCTGGTCTCCTTCGAGGA
Coding sequences within it:
- a CDS encoding type II toxin-antitoxin system RelE/ParE family toxin, yielding MKRALILRPSARKDVADGDKWYEGKSQGLGDRFLLEVQRCLGYILANPSGFQRVHEQFRQAPLKVFPYVIVYRLDGDLTVVMRVFHTSQHPGKRFRKKK
- a CDS encoding T9SS type A sorting domain-containing protein yields the protein MRTTLMLIVLASTATGTLAQPTLQSGALAYSPGDNWTIYGSSAYQIPLYGAGLTWNFSSLGSGAWADVIDIIAPSTSVLASYYPDATATDHDPDFSDFFYASSPTEELYLGVGISAGGQYRVCDDPQTLVTYPFNYQDAFMDTYDCFETGGGFDRILSGTTNVSYEGYGTVIMPWGTYTDCVLIRTEMAWTTEVVGVPDISTYTLLTHRFHKPGIPIYLVSFEDQTFFDGGMGGGSMYVRFPGLLTTAVHGGAPAPGMHVFPNPAADEVTLQRPTSDLCHIELIDSQGRMVLSEQVSGTRSTLSISGVADGLYTLCISTGNGVVKQRLVKGG
- a CDS encoding ribonucleotide-diphosphate reductase subunit beta — protein: MELPPDPAFTNEPLLKENKDRFVIFPIQHNDIWQFYKKHEAAFWTAEEIDLHADLVDWADKLNDDERYFIKHVLAFFAASDGIVNENLAENFLHEVQYPEARFFYGFQIAMENIHSETYSLLIDTLIKDPLEKDKLLHAIDTVPCVSKKAEWALKWISKGTFAERLIAFAAVEGIFFSGSFCSIFWLKKRGLMPGLSFSNELISRDEGLHCDFACLLYTKHLLNKLPKKTVETIIRDAVEIEKEFVTDALPVNLIGMNAKLMQQYIEFVADRLLMELGNEKVYNALNPFDFMEMISLQGKTNFFEKRVGEYQKAGVLNKGDKNEAKFTLDADF
- a CDS encoding type II toxin-antitoxin system RelE/ParE family toxin, whose amino-acid sequence is MAPTLIYRDEATDDIAEGMAWYRDRAEGLDERFLKEVLACEAAIRKFPRGSPIIYKHFRKLPLHGFPYVLLYGEWKNAVVIYRVFHTSQHPGKRFRKKK
- a CDS encoding PIN domain-containing protein — protein: MSGNSLVLDTSVAIDILGGDARAAELVQGAQVYVSAITRVELLSIAKPRTHSPEAAKAFLADCKLVQFTNEIQDITIQLRKAYKLKLPDAAIAATAVWLNTRLLTADTSFTKAGKDIAVLLYER
- a CDS encoding type II toxin-antitoxin system YafQ family toxin: MIELVWDSGFKRAYKKRIGNDPALKQRFWDALEVFVADPFAHELRTHPLTGKLHGCHAFSVDLDCRVVFMFLKGHSKVLLIDIGTHEEVY
- a CDS encoding DUF2007 domain-containing protein, translating into MDTFVTVATFMWPTDAVVPCALLESAGIKAHVKDEMTVQIQNLASQAVGGLKIQVPADDAEHARDILREAGFLVEGSEENPHFWLAIDRATRRVPLLGRIDLLMARVLVLVAIVLLAIGIPIAIMSQPDAYELLSSSDWCIDGIEVKGQPVQALSTSSGLMITYAGCEERLTLESSGSATLPGFNSPVQYAAWRLDDTGIHFEDLAMHQDVYGGSFSYEVNEWHLTLTSPTTTIYCSKFMLW